In Nitrospiraceae bacterium, the following are encoded in one genomic region:
- a CDS encoding tRNA pseudouridine(13) synthase TruD, whose translation MATQSMLDDTVPYLTSEVPGVGGRIRSAPEDFCVEERPLYLPCGTGEHLYLRIRKRGLSTPDLVSMLSSRLGIKAQGIGVAGLKDAQAVTSQMVSLHGVKDEAVARLQPDERLLAVEVLGRHRNRLRKGHHAGNHFRLVIRGVRESCEEAVREILEALVRRGVPNYFGPQRQGRGGDNFRLGAELLTDPERRKRMSRSKRMWFMNSYQSFVFNHILAKRIDSLDRVFLGDWAMKTDNGACFPVEQPEVEQLRADRFEISPTGPLFGSRAPWATGVPGEIERAVVTDLGTTMEQLSQAGAECGFRGERRALRVALNELEWELKGSDLTLSFWLQPGSYATSVLREVIKTGP comes from the coding sequence GTGGCGACGCAGTCCATGTTGGATGACACGGTTCCATACCTGACGTCCGAGGTTCCGGGGGTCGGGGGACGTATTCGCTCGGCGCCGGAAGATTTTTGCGTGGAAGAACGTCCGCTGTATTTGCCCTGCGGAACGGGTGAGCATTTGTACCTTCGTATCCGGAAACGGGGTCTGTCCACGCCGGATCTTGTGTCGATGCTCTCGTCGCGTCTGGGGATCAAGGCCCAGGGGATCGGGGTAGCCGGGCTCAAGGACGCGCAGGCGGTGACCTCACAAATGGTTTCGCTGCACGGTGTGAAGGACGAGGCCGTGGCGCGCCTGCAGCCGGACGAGCGGCTGCTTGCCGTGGAGGTGCTCGGTCGTCATCGGAATCGCTTACGGAAAGGACACCATGCCGGCAACCATTTCCGGCTGGTCATTCGGGGCGTACGGGAGTCGTGCGAAGAGGCGGTCCGGGAGATTCTGGAGGCATTGGTGCGGCGCGGTGTGCCGAACTATTTTGGTCCGCAACGGCAAGGGCGGGGGGGGGACAACTTCCGCCTCGGCGCCGAATTGCTGACGGACCCTGAGCGGCGGAAGCGCATGAGCCGGTCGAAACGCATGTGGTTCATGAACTCCTACCAATCCTTTGTCTTCAATCATATATTGGCCAAGCGCATCGATAGCCTCGACCGAGTCTTCTTGGGCGATTGGGCGATGAAGACGGATAACGGCGCCTGCTTCCCGGTGGAACAGCCGGAGGTGGAACAACTTCGGGCCGATCGTTTTGAAATCAGCCCGACGGGCCCGTTGTTCGGATCGCGTGCTCCCTGGGCCACGGGCGTGCCGGGCGAAATCGAACGGGCGGTGGTGACGGACTTGGGCACTACGATGGAACAGTTATCTCAAGCCGGTGCAGAATGTGGATTCCGGGGCGAGCGACGCGCCCTCCGGGTGGCTTTGAACGAGTTGGAATGGGAGCTGAAAGGCAGCGACCTGACGCTCTCATTTTGGCTCCAACCGGGATCCTATGCGACCAGCGTGTTGAGGGAAGTGATCAAAACCGGCCCATAG
- a CDS encoding TIGR00300 family protein → MSQSQEMVLLEGHIIDSLILAKVLDTILMMGGSFDLNHVTIGATREAPSEARITVRAPSGRLLSDILRAIQPHGATVEGEGDCRFEPAPAAGVFPEQFYATTHLPTQIRLEGEWVEVEAMEMDLGICIDPARSRARTVPMGEVKAGDLIVTGREGIRVVPLERPRERDVFSFMQSVVSAERPHQPVVADIARRMQDLRERHRAGQRGGKVLVAGGPAIVHGGGRESLTWLIEQGFVQVLFCGNALAAHDMEADVYGTSLGYGLSAGRSVPHGHEHHLRTINRIRAIGGIREAVTTGLIKHGIMAACVRHDVDVVMAGTIRDDGPLPGVITDSVEAQRAMRAAVPGIGLALLIASTLHAVATGNLLPATVPTVCVDVNPAVPTKLADRGSFQAVGLVMDAASFLTELARELGWRP, encoded by the coding sequence ATGTCCCAATCACAAGAAATGGTCCTCCTGGAGGGCCACATCATCGATTCGTTGATCCTGGCCAAAGTTCTGGACACGATCCTGATGATGGGCGGCTCATTCGATCTCAATCACGTGACGATCGGCGCCACGAGGGAAGCTCCTTCGGAAGCCCGGATTACCGTGCGCGCCCCATCCGGACGGCTGCTCTCCGATATTCTCCGCGCCATCCAGCCCCACGGCGCGACGGTGGAAGGTGAAGGGGATTGCCGTTTCGAACCGGCTCCCGCCGCGGGGGTATTTCCCGAGCAGTTCTATGCGACGACACATTTGCCGACGCAGATACGGCTCGAGGGCGAATGGGTCGAAGTGGAGGCCATGGAAATGGACCTCGGTATTTGTATCGATCCTGCCAGGAGCCGCGCCCGAACGGTGCCGATGGGGGAGGTGAAGGCAGGAGACCTCATCGTGACCGGTCGTGAAGGGATCAGGGTCGTCCCGCTTGAGCGCCCCAGGGAACGGGATGTCTTCAGCTTCATGCAGTCGGTGGTATCGGCGGAACGACCGCATCAGCCGGTGGTGGCGGACATTGCGCGAAGAATGCAGGACCTGCGAGAGCGGCACCGAGCCGGGCAGCGGGGAGGGAAGGTGTTGGTGGCGGGGGGGCCGGCGATCGTCCACGGCGGCGGGCGGGAGTCGCTCACCTGGCTGATTGAGCAGGGGTTTGTGCAAGTGTTGTTTTGCGGTAACGCGTTGGCGGCGCATGACATGGAGGCGGATGTGTATGGGACGTCGCTGGGCTACGGCCTTTCGGCAGGCCGCTCGGTGCCTCATGGCCACGAACATCACTTGCGGACGATCAATCGTATCCGTGCGATCGGCGGTATCCGGGAGGCGGTCACCACGGGCCTCATCAAGCATGGAATCATGGCGGCCTGCGTGCGGCACGATGTGGATGTGGTGATGGCGGGCACGATCCGCGACGATGGCCCGTTGCCGGGAGTGATCACCGACTCCGTGGAGGCACAGCGTGCGATGCGAGCGGCCGTGCCGGGAATCGGATTGGCGCTGCTGATCGCATCCACCCTCCATGCCGTAGCAACGGGCAATCTGTTGCCGGCGACCGTGCCGACTGTGTGCGTTGACGTGAATCCCGCCGTTCCGACCAAGCTTGCAGACCGAGGCAGCTTTCAGGCCGTCGGTTTGGTGATGGACGCCGCGTCGTTTTTGACTGAGTTGGCGCGTGAATTGGGGTGGCGTCCATGA
- a CDS encoding zinc-ribbon domain-containing protein, translating to MKPCPSCGHDLPEINRFCTQCGRALDGSPPQAALRPGTGKEKEQLNINILYGMVGLLLVALVFPPWESPPSQPAAFLGFRFILSPPQPDAIVSRMLLTIELTTTAIAGLYLSFLFRTKA from the coding sequence ATGAAGCCCTGTCCTTCCTGCGGACACGACCTCCCCGAGATCAACCGATTCTGCACGCAATGCGGCCGGGCGCTCGATGGCTCACCGCCGCAGGCCGCCCTGAGACCCGGAACAGGGAAGGAGAAGGAGCAGCTCAACATCAACATCCTTTATGGAATGGTCGGCCTTCTACTGGTTGCTCTAGTCTTTCCCCCCTGGGAGAGCCCTCCCTCGCAGCCGGCCGCCTTTCTCGGTTTTCGGTTCATCCTGTCTCCTCCACAACCGGATGCCATCGTCAGCCGCATGCTCCTCACGATCGAACTCACGACGACCGCCATCGCCGGCTTGTATCTGTCGTTTCTCTTTCGAACCAAAGCATAG